From Corticium candelabrum chromosome 14 unlocalized genomic scaffold, ooCorCand1.1 SUPER_14_unloc_2, whole genome shotgun sequence, a single genomic window includes:
- the LOC134197852 gene encoding uncharacterized protein LOC134197852: MSTTSARSQRSAGKHGGARRGAGRRKIQLDTECKVVRLERSTYDRLLALRDRLRLPSFNSLAEFLLRRVLNCSCQPLSTSLPEPNAIGDDSATLETIASHSRERTDQSDCLIAADLRDLDTSVRHVEEMISTPVRSGKLSSRRPLFPSTLSPVNSANSPCPSVNCSSGSETDDESNEDQEPRRTADLKTLLTTLDESDQSSEDEYRYESDTDCTSSDDVDELDASYLDDITLSPSTHHASSHDIVDVTTSPVGSKEVLDDQLTVKDMIIPTVQFGISDKDSGGQMPTSSPSSGAIPVVRVSVQPIAITPITIFENDLENRLKLPRVVCDEDCILQLLGKTCRYPFCWEEISVQKKHIGSTLTLQWHCKKFHQGSWSSSARCKSQNGYPFFINNLLFAASVFLSGNNFSKISLLCQLFFRLNSISQTLGNIQKCNPRRYWRSTSSSCW, from the exons ATGTCGACGACATCCGCAAGAAGCCAGCGTAGTGCAGGGAAGCACGGAGGTGCAAGACGAGGGGCTGGTCGTCGGAAAATACAACTAGACACAGAATGCAAAGTAGTAAGACTGGAACGATCTACTTACGACAGACTCCTCGCTTTGAGAGATCGCCTACGCTTGCCCAGTTTCAACTCGCTTGCCGAATTTCTTTTGAGGCGCGTACTCAACTGCAG CTGTCAGCCATTGTCCACTTCTCTACCGGAGCCTAATGCGATTG GTGACGATTCAGCAACATTGGAGACTATAGCTTCCCATTCTAGAGAACGTACAGACCAGTCTGACTGTTTGATAGCTGCAG ATCTTCGTGATTTAGACACATCTGTCAGACACGTAGAAGAAATGATTTCTACTCCTGTACGGTCAGGCAAACTCAGTTCAAGAAGACCTCTGTTTCCATCTACACTTAGTCCAGTAAACTCTGCAAA CTCTCCATGTCCCTCTGTGAATTGTTCATCAGGTTCTGAAACAGATGATGAGAGTAATGAAGATCAAGAACCTAGAAGAACGGCTGA CTTGAAGACTTTACTGACTACACTAGATGAATCTGACCAGTCATCTGAAGATGAATACCGATATGAAAG TGACACTGATTGTACTTCTTctgatgatgttgatgagcTTGATGCCAGTTATCTGGATGACATAACCTTGTCCCCAAGCACTCACCATGCTTCATCACATGACATTGTTGATGTCACAACCTCACCTGTCGGAAGCAAGGAAGTTCTGGATGATCAGTTGACTGTAAAGGACATGATTATCCCAACG GTACAGTTTGGAATTAGTGACAAAGATTCAGGTGGACAGATGCCTACCTCAAGTCCATCTTCTGGAGCTATTCCTGTTGTACGTGTCTCAGTGCAGCCAATAGCAATAACACCTATCACTATCTTTGAAAATGATCTTGAGAATAGGCTGAAGTTACCCAGGGTTGTGTGTGATGAAGATTGCATATTGCAGTTGCTTGGAAAAACGTGCAGATATCCCTTCTGTTGGGAAGAGATATCGGTGCAGAAGAAGCATATTGGCAGCACATTGACATTGCAATGGCACTGCAAGAAGTTCCACCAAGGCTCATGGAGTAGTTCTGCACGATGCAAATCTCAAAATGGATACCCATTCTTCATAAAtaatcttttgtttgctgcttcagtttttctgtctggAAACAACTTCTCAAAAATTAGTCTCTTGTGTCAGTTGTTCTTTAGATTGAATTCTATATCACA aaCATTGGGAAACATCCAGAAATGCAATCCTCGCCGATATTGGAGATCGACCAGTAGTTCTTGCTGGTGA
- the LOC134197854 gene encoding uncharacterized protein LOC134197854, with amino-acid sequence MDIVTRKVVDVQFVDKRETELKSSRMEKLGLQRALTSIQKKIKVIELVTDASISISAMLERDETYRHLVHSLDVWHKAKKLSKILSEASKKRELAELGPWKRSIVNHFWWSCQQAKGDVERLKTIWIGVLHHVIGEHEWATGRCSHSELANDDWLQSGKRALHVNSPSMKFLRKVVLDPKWLRSMTHYVRCRQTSALENYHNLILKYASKRIAFGYEAFKARCLLAAMDHNEHTTLEQAITKTTRQPRFHRKFNKNSQQWTVRKVKERKQYNHVTGIIHTIAKKRMEEEESTHRHTVFLQQNPQHIAQTTAPVSPPSTADLAERQCSRTGTV; translated from the exons ATGGATATTGTCACACGAAAAGTTGTAGACGTTCAATTTGTTGACAAGAGAGAGACTGAACTGAAATCATCTAGGATGGAGAAACTTGGACTGCAGAGAGCTTTGACATCTATACAAAAGAAGATCAAAGTCATAGAATTAGTTACAGATGcatctatttctatttctgcaATGCTGG AAAGAGATGAAACTTACAGACACTTAGTGCATTCGTTGGATGTTTGGCATAAAGCcaaaaaattatcaaagaTACTATCTGAG GCATCAAAGAAACGAGAACTGGCTGAACTCGGACCCTGGAAAAGATCCATAGTAAACCATTTTTGGTGGAGTTGCCAACAAGCAAAAGGAGATGTAGAGCGGCTAAAG ACAATTTGGATTGGAGTCTTGCACCATGTAATTGGTGAACATGAGTGGGCAACGGGTAGATGTAGTCATAGTGAGCTGGCAAATGATGACTGGCTACAGAGTGGAAAGCGTGCACTACATGTCAATTCACCATCAATGAAATTCTTGAGAAAGGTTGTGCTTGATCCTAAGTGGCTTAGGTCAATGACCCATTATGTACGATGTCG CCAAACAAGTGCGCTTGAAAACTATCACAATTTAATCCTTAAATATGCTTCCAAAAGAATAGCATTTGG GTATGAAGCCTTCAAGGCCCGTTGTTTGCTAGCGGCCATGGATCATAATGAGCACACAACTCTGGAACAGGCtataacaaaaacaacaagacaacCAAGATTTCACCGGAAGTTTAATAAAAATTCCCAGCAGTGGACCGTAAGGAAGGTGAAGGAAAGAAAACAGTACAATCACGTAACTGGGATAATACATACGATCGCAAAAAAGCGAATGGAAGAGGAAGAGTCAACTCATCGTCACACAGTGTTTTTACAGCAAAACCCCCAACACATTGCTCAAACTACTGCTCCAGTTAGTCCACCATCAACTGCTGATCTGGCAGAAAGGCAGTGTAGTAGGACAGGTACAGTTTAG